Proteins encoded within one genomic window of Mycolicibacterium monacense:
- a CDS encoding Zn-ribbon domain-containing OB-fold protein, giving the protein MTASQSSPALIETHEPPLSAPLKLSFDYTRSVGPLLGQFFTALRDKRIVGVRGSDGRVHVPPAEYDPVTYERLTEIVPVAGVGTVVSWTWQPAPLEGQPLDRPFAWALIKLDGADTPMLHAVDAGDADAISAGTRVHAHWVDEPVGAITDIAFFALGEDAEPEGKPSDPRTRGAQTDKDPVTMLVTPSSIEIQHTASAPESTFLRALEEGKLLGARTGKDGKLYFPPREADPATGRPTTEFVELPDRGTVTTFAIINIPFAGQRIKPPYVAAYVLLDGADIPFLHLVTEIEADQVRMGMRVEAVWKPREEWGLGIDNISHFRPTGEPDAEYDTYKHHL; this is encoded by the coding sequence GTGACCGCCAGCCAAAGCAGCCCGGCGCTGATCGAGACGCATGAACCGCCCCTCTCGGCGCCGCTGAAGTTGTCCTTCGACTACACCCGTTCGGTCGGGCCACTGCTCGGCCAGTTCTTCACCGCCCTGCGCGACAAGCGCATCGTCGGCGTGCGGGGCTCCGACGGACGTGTGCACGTGCCGCCGGCCGAATACGACCCGGTGACCTACGAACGGTTGACGGAGATCGTACCGGTGGCCGGTGTGGGCACCGTCGTCTCGTGGACGTGGCAGCCGGCCCCGCTCGAGGGTCAGCCGCTCGACCGGCCGTTCGCGTGGGCGCTGATCAAACTCGACGGCGCCGACACCCCGATGCTGCACGCGGTCGACGCCGGTGACGCCGATGCGATCAGTGCGGGCACGCGGGTGCATGCGCACTGGGTCGACGAACCGGTCGGGGCGATCACGGACATCGCGTTCTTCGCCCTCGGGGAGGACGCCGAACCGGAGGGCAAACCGTCCGACCCGCGCACGCGAGGAGCACAAACAGACAAGGACCCGGTGACGATGCTGGTGACACCCAGCAGCATCGAGATCCAGCACACCGCGTCGGCGCCGGAGAGCACGTTCCTGCGCGCCCTCGAGGAGGGCAAGCTCCTGGGCGCCCGCACCGGCAAGGACGGCAAGCTGTATTTCCCTCCGCGCGAGGCGGATCCGGCGACCGGCCGGCCCACCACCGAGTTCGTCGAACTGCCCGACCGGGGCACCGTCACGACGTTCGCGATCATCAACATCCCGTTCGCCGGCCAGCGCATCAAACCGCCCTACGTCGCGGCGTACGTGTTGCTCGACGGCGCCGACATCCCCTTCCTGCATCTGGTCACCGAGATCGAGGCCGATCAGGTGCGGATGGGCATGCGGGTCGAGGCGGTGTGGAAGCCCCGCGAGGAGTGGGGTCTGGGCATCGACAACATCAGCCATTTCCGGCCGACGGGTGAGCCCGACGCCGAATACGACACTTACAAGCATCACCTGTAG
- a CDS encoding acetoacetate decarboxylase family protein, which produces MTDTVSQHTIAGTVLTMPVRIRKANTHVAMFSVAAPAAQRMIDYTGLRVCEYLPGRAVVMLMLVRYVDGDLGKYHEFGTAVMVNPPGSTAKGPGALASAAAFIHHLPVDQSFTLEAGRRIWGFPKIMADFTVRETPRFDFEVSENGTFIAGIEFARGVPIPSAVTARPQVLKTYSHTDGVLREIPWEMRNSGMSVRLGGARLRLGDHPYARELAALGLPKRAFASQASANVEMTFGDAQEIR; this is translated from the coding sequence ATGACGGATACGGTCTCGCAACACACGATCGCAGGCACTGTGCTCACCATGCCGGTGCGCATCCGCAAGGCCAACACCCACGTCGCGATGTTCTCCGTCGCGGCGCCGGCCGCCCAGCGGATGATCGACTACACCGGCCTGCGGGTGTGCGAGTACCTGCCCGGGCGGGCGGTCGTCATGCTCATGTTGGTGCGCTACGTCGACGGTGACCTGGGCAAGTACCACGAATTCGGCACGGCCGTCATGGTCAACCCGCCGGGTTCGACCGCGAAGGGTCCGGGTGCGCTGGCCTCCGCCGCGGCGTTCATCCACCACCTGCCCGTCGACCAGTCCTTCACCCTGGAGGCCGGCCGTCGCATCTGGGGCTTCCCGAAGATCATGGCCGATTTCACGGTGCGCGAGACCCCGCGTTTCGACTTCGAGGTCAGCGAGAACGGCACGTTCATCGCCGGCATCGAGTTCGCCCGCGGTGTGCCGATCCCGTCGGCGGTCACCGCGCGTCCCCAGGTGCTCAAGACCTACAGCCACACCGACGGCGTCCTGCGCGAGATCCCCTGGGAGATGCGCAACAGCGGGATGTCGGTGCGGTTGGGCGGCGCGCGCCTCCGCCTCGGTGACCACCCGTATGCGCGCGAACTCGCCGCACTCGGTTTGCCGAAACGGGCGTTCGCGAGCCAGGCGTCTGCCAATGTCGAGATGACCTTCGGTGATGCACAGGAGATTCGATGA
- a CDS encoding LLM class F420-dependent oxidoreductase codes for MKLGLQLGYWGAQPPTNHAELVAAAEEAGFDTVFTAEAWGSDAYTPLAWLGSSTQRMRLGTSVVQLSARTPTACAMAALTLDHLSGGRHILGLGVSGPQVVEGWYGQRFPKPLARTREYVNILRQVWAREAPVTSDGPHYSLPLTGEGTTGLGKPLKPITHPLRSDIPIMLGAEGPKNVALAAEICDGWLPIFYTPRMADTYNSWLDEGFARPGARRRREDFEICATAQVVITDDRPATFEMMKPFLALYMGGMGAEDTNFHADVYRRMGYGEVVDDVTKLFRSNRKDEAAKVIPDELVDDAAIVGDVDHVREQIKLWEAAGVTMMVVSARSAEQVRELAALV; via the coding sequence ATGAAGCTCGGACTCCAGCTTGGCTATTGGGGAGCGCAACCGCCCACCAATCACGCCGAACTCGTCGCCGCCGCCGAAGAGGCGGGTTTCGACACCGTCTTCACCGCGGAGGCGTGGGGTTCGGATGCCTACACCCCGCTGGCATGGCTGGGTTCGTCGACGCAACGGATGCGCCTCGGCACGTCGGTCGTCCAGCTCTCCGCGCGTACGCCCACCGCGTGCGCGATGGCGGCGTTGACGCTCGACCACCTGTCCGGTGGGCGCCACATCCTTGGGCTCGGGGTGTCCGGGCCGCAGGTGGTGGAGGGCTGGTACGGCCAGCGCTTCCCGAAACCACTGGCTCGCACGCGTGAGTACGTGAACATCCTGCGCCAGGTCTGGGCGCGTGAGGCGCCGGTGACCAGCGACGGCCCGCACTATTCGCTGCCCCTGACCGGCGAGGGGACCACCGGGCTGGGCAAACCGCTCAAGCCGATCACCCATCCGCTGCGGTCCGACATCCCGATCATGCTGGGGGCCGAAGGGCCGAAGAACGTCGCGCTGGCCGCCGAGATCTGCGACGGCTGGTTGCCGATCTTCTACACCCCGCGGATGGCCGACACGTACAACTCGTGGCTCGACGAGGGCTTCGCCCGGCCCGGCGCCCGGCGCCGCCGCGAGGACTTCGAGATCTGCGCGACGGCACAGGTCGTCATCACCGACGACCGGCCAGCCACCTTCGAGATGATGAAACCCTTCCTCGCGCTGTACATGGGCGGGATGGGCGCCGAGGACACCAACTTCCACGCCGACGTGTACCGCCGGATGGGGTACGGGGAGGTGGTCGACGACGTCACGAAGCTGTTCCGCAGCAACCGTAAAGACGAGGCGGCCAAGGTGATTCCGGACGAACTCGTGGACGACGCCGCCATCGTCGGCGACGTCGACCACGTGCGTGAGCAGATCAAGCTCTGGGAAGCCGCCGGGGTGACGATGATGGTGGTCAGCGCCCGCTCTGCCGAGCAGGTCCGGGAACTCGCCGCGCTCGTCTGA
- the fadD17 gene encoding long-chain-fatty-acid--CoA ligase FadD17 encodes MGAAPTVSDLLAPLADVDDRGIHADGEFVSWREHIRSAAAVAAALRARLDPDRPPHVGVLLGNTPFFSSVLVAAALSGLVPVGLNPTRRGAALASDIARADCQVVLADDGGAQVPEGVEFIDVESPQWRSELAAHDDAPVRFGNPDPDDLFMLIFTSGTSGEPKAVRVTNEKVAFPGRMLADRFGLGPSDVCYLSMPLFHSNAVMAGWAVGVAAGGSLALRRKFSASQFIPDVRRYGATYANYVGKPLSYILATPPRPDDADNPLKILYGNEGAPRDLDRFARRFGVVVVDGFGSTEGGVAIARTPDTPEGSLGPLTDDVAIVDVDTGQRCPPGRVGELVNPNGRGQFRGYYNDEAAEAQRMAGGMYHSGDLAYCDENGFIYFAGRLGDWMRVDGENLGTAPIERILLRHNDITEVAVFPVPDPAVGDRVMAAVVLAPGREFDVEKFQAFLAEQSDLGPKQWPSYVRVSAELPRTETFKVLKRHLSAEGTDCADPVFEIRR; translated from the coding sequence GTGGGCGCTGCCCCCACCGTCTCGGATCTGTTGGCGCCGTTGGCCGACGTCGACGACCGCGGGATCCACGCCGACGGCGAGTTCGTCAGCTGGCGCGAGCACATCCGGTCCGCGGCGGCTGTCGCGGCGGCGCTGCGGGCTCGGTTGGATCCCGACCGGCCGCCGCACGTCGGCGTGCTGCTCGGCAACACCCCGTTCTTCTCCAGCGTGCTCGTCGCGGCCGCGCTGTCGGGTCTGGTCCCGGTTGGTTTGAACCCGACGCGACGCGGTGCGGCGTTGGCCAGTGACATCGCCCGCGCCGACTGTCAGGTGGTGCTCGCCGACGACGGCGGCGCCCAGGTGCCCGAGGGTGTCGAGTTCATCGACGTCGAATCGCCGCAATGGCGCAGCGAATTGGCCGCCCACGACGACGCCCCGGTGCGGTTCGGGAACCCGGATCCCGACGACCTGTTCATGTTGATCTTCACCTCCGGCACGAGCGGGGAACCGAAGGCCGTCCGGGTGACGAATGAGAAGGTGGCGTTCCCGGGGCGGATGCTCGCCGACCGGTTCGGGCTCGGCCCGTCGGATGTCTGCTACCTGTCGATGCCGCTGTTCCACTCGAACGCGGTGATGGCCGGATGGGCCGTCGGGGTTGCCGCCGGCGGTTCGCTCGCGCTGCGCCGCAAATTCTCGGCGTCCCAGTTCATTCCGGACGTCCGCCGGTATGGCGCGACGTACGCCAACTACGTCGGCAAGCCGCTGTCCTACATTCTCGCCACACCGCCGCGCCCCGACGATGCGGACAATCCGCTCAAGATCCTGTACGGCAACGAGGGTGCGCCGCGCGATCTGGACCGGTTCGCGCGCCGGTTCGGCGTCGTCGTCGTCGACGGCTTCGGCTCGACCGAGGGTGGGGTGGCGATCGCCCGGACGCCCGACACCCCCGAGGGGTCTCTCGGCCCGCTCACCGACGACGTGGCGATCGTCGACGTCGACACCGGTCAACGGTGCCCACCCGGCAGGGTCGGTGAGTTGGTGAACCCCAACGGACGGGGGCAGTTCCGCGGCTACTACAACGACGAAGCCGCCGAGGCCCAGCGGATGGCCGGCGGGATGTATCACAGCGGCGACCTGGCGTACTGCGACGAGAACGGGTTCATCTATTTCGCGGGCCGCCTCGGCGATTGGATGCGGGTCGACGGGGAGAACCTCGGTACTGCGCCGATCGAGCGGATACTGCTGCGGCACAACGACATCACCGAAGTGGCCGTCTTCCCGGTCCCCGACCCCGCGGTGGGTGACCGCGTGATGGCGGCAGTCGTGTTGGCGCCGGGCCGGGAATTCGACGTCGAGAAGTTCCAGGCGTTCCTCGCCGAGCAGTCGGATCTGGGGCCGAAGCAGTGGCCGTCGTACGTTCGCGTCAGTGCGGAGCTACCGCGCACCGAGACGTTCAAGGTGCTCAAACGGCATCTGTCGGCCGAGGGCACCGACTGCGCGGACCCGGTGTTCGAGATCCGGCGGTAG
- a CDS encoding type IV toxin-antitoxin system AbiEi family antitoxin: MGEPFIGSEAVTSGALTPYALRSRFRAVHPDVYEPTHAEMTATQRAKAAWLWSRRQGVVAGQSAAALHGAKWVDASTAEVLWSNRRPPPGVRTWSDRFVDDEVQILGGIRVTTPARTALDLAARYPLDRAVAAIDALARATHLKVADVTPLAERYPGRRGIRNAHNVLTLVDPGAESPRETWLRLLVIRNGFPPPTTQIPVYDGYGVLVAVLDMGWEDIKVALDYEGAHHRGPDRFHKDIHRHDDVTELGWIDIRVSSRDTEGGIVRRLQAAWARRT, encoded by the coding sequence ATGGGGGAACCATTCATCGGCAGTGAGGCGGTCACGTCGGGCGCCTTGACGCCTTATGCGCTGCGTAGCCGCTTCCGCGCCGTCCACCCGGACGTCTACGAGCCGACGCACGCCGAGATGACCGCGACCCAACGCGCGAAGGCCGCCTGGCTGTGGTCACGCCGCCAAGGTGTGGTCGCCGGTCAATCGGCGGCGGCCCTGCACGGCGCCAAGTGGGTCGACGCCTCGACGGCCGAGGTGTTGTGGTCCAACCGGCGACCACCACCCGGTGTGCGGACGTGGTCGGATCGCTTCGTCGACGACGAGGTCCAGATCCTGGGTGGCATCCGGGTGACGACGCCCGCCCGCACCGCACTCGACCTGGCGGCGCGGTATCCGCTCGACCGCGCCGTCGCGGCGATCGACGCACTCGCCCGCGCCACACATCTGAAGGTCGCCGACGTCACCCCACTGGCCGAGCGATACCCCGGCCGCCGCGGAATCCGCAACGCGCACAACGTTCTCACGCTCGTCGACCCGGGCGCCGAATCGCCCCGCGAGACGTGGCTGCGACTCCTGGTCATCCGCAACGGTTTCCCGCCGCCGACCACGCAGATTCCCGTGTATGACGGATACGGCGTCCTCGTCGCCGTGCTCGACATGGGATGGGAGGACATCAAGGTCGCCCTCGATTACGAAGGCGCTCACCATCGCGGCCCGGACCGATTCCACAAGGACATCCACCGGCATGACGACGTCACCGAACTCGGGTGGATCGACATCCGGGTCAGCTCACGGGACACCGAGGGTGGCATCGTCCGTCGGCTACAGGCCGCCTGGGCCCGCCGAACGTGA
- a CDS encoding NAD(P)H-dependent flavin oxidoreductase produces MRTELCDRFGIEYPIFVFTPSEKVAAAVTRAGGMGVLGCVRFNDSDDLENVLQWMDENTLGKPYGVDVVMPAKIPTEGTAVDINKLIPKTHREFVDKTLADLGVPPLPEDEARNEGVLGWLHSVARSHVEVGLKHPIKLIANALGSPPKDVIDQVHEAGVPVAALAGSAKHAQRHVDNGVDIVVAQGHEAGGHTGEIGSMVLWPEIVDALDGRAPVLAAGGIGTGRQVAAALALGASGVWMGSAFLTAAEYDLGHRKPSGVSTIQEAMLRATSSDTVRRRIYTGKPARLLKTKWTEAWDAPDAPEPLPMPLQNILVSEAHQRMNESDNPDTVSMPVGQIVGRMNEIRPVADIIAELVSGFEEASKRLDGIREG; encoded by the coding sequence ATGCGTACCGAACTGTGTGACCGCTTCGGCATCGAGTATCCGATCTTCGTCTTCACGCCCTCGGAGAAGGTCGCGGCCGCCGTCACCCGCGCCGGCGGGATGGGTGTGCTCGGGTGTGTGCGGTTCAACGACTCCGACGACCTCGAGAACGTCCTTCAGTGGATGGACGAGAACACTCTCGGCAAGCCCTACGGGGTCGACGTCGTGATGCCCGCGAAGATCCCGACCGAGGGCACCGCGGTCGACATCAACAAGCTGATCCCGAAGACGCATCGGGAGTTCGTCGACAAGACGCTCGCCGATCTCGGGGTGCCGCCGCTGCCCGAGGACGAGGCCCGCAACGAAGGTGTGCTGGGCTGGCTGCACTCGGTGGCCAGGTCGCATGTGGAGGTCGGCCTCAAGCATCCGATCAAGTTGATCGCCAACGCGTTGGGTTCGCCGCCGAAGGACGTCATCGACCAGGTGCACGAGGCGGGTGTGCCGGTCGCGGCACTGGCGGGCAGCGCCAAACATGCGCAGCGGCATGTCGACAACGGCGTCGACATCGTCGTTGCCCAGGGCCATGAGGCCGGTGGGCACACAGGTGAGATCGGTTCGATGGTGCTGTGGCCGGAGATCGTCGACGCACTCGACGGTCGAGCGCCGGTGCTCGCCGCCGGCGGTATCGGAACGGGGCGTCAGGTCGCGGCCGCGCTCGCGCTCGGCGCGTCCGGGGTGTGGATGGGGTCGGCGTTCCTGACGGCGGCGGAATACGATCTCGGACACCGCAAACCGAGCGGCGTGTCGACCATCCAGGAGGCGATGCTGCGCGCCACCTCCAGCGACACCGTTCGCCGGCGGATCTACACCGGTAAGCCGGCCCGGCTGCTGAAGACGAAGTGGACCGAGGCCTGGGACGCCCCCGACGCTCCCGAACCGCTGCCGATGCCGCTGCAGAACATCCTCGTCAGCGAGGCGCATCAGCGGATGAACGAGTCGGACAACCCGGACACGGTGTCGATGCCGGTCGGTCAGATCGTCGGCCGGATGAACGAGATCCGCCCGGTCGCCGACATCATCGCCGAACTGGTGTCGGGCTTCGAAGAGGCCTCGAAGAGGTTGGACGGCATCCGCGAAGGCTGA
- a CDS encoding crotonase/enoyl-CoA hydratase family protein encodes MSDAQVTEKQPDALVEQRGHTLVVTLNRPESRNALSTEMLSIMVDAWDRVDNDPEIRSCILTGAGGYFCAGMDLKAATAKPPGDSFKDGSYDPSRIDGLLKGRRLTKPLIAAVEGPAIAGGTEILQGTDIRVAGESAKFGISEAKWSLYPMGGSAVRLVRQIPYTIACDLLLTGRHITAAEAKEYGLIGYVVPDGTALDKALEIAEVINNNGPLAVQAILRSIRETEGLHENEAFKIDAKIGIEVFLSEDAKEGPRAFKEKRAPNFKMK; translated from the coding sequence GTGAGCGACGCGCAAGTCACCGAAAAGCAACCCGACGCACTCGTTGAGCAGCGCGGACACACGCTGGTCGTGACCTTGAACCGGCCGGAGTCGCGAAACGCGCTTTCGACCGAGATGCTCTCGATCATGGTCGACGCGTGGGACCGGGTCGACAACGATCCGGAGATCCGCTCGTGCATCCTCACCGGCGCCGGTGGCTACTTCTGTGCCGGGATGGACCTCAAGGCCGCGACGGCCAAACCGCCGGGCGACTCGTTCAAGGACGGCAGCTACGACCCGTCGCGCATCGACGGTCTGCTCAAGGGCCGCCGGCTGACCAAACCACTGATCGCCGCCGTCGAGGGTCCGGCGATCGCCGGCGGTACGGAGATCCTGCAGGGCACCGATATCCGGGTGGCCGGCGAGAGCGCGAAGTTCGGGATCTCCGAGGCCAAGTGGAGCCTGTACCCGATGGGTGGCTCGGCAGTGCGCCTGGTTCGCCAGATCCCGTACACGATCGCGTGCGACCTGCTGCTGACCGGACGGCACATCACCGCCGCCGAGGCCAAGGAGTACGGGCTGATCGGTTACGTCGTCCCCGACGGCACGGCGCTGGACAAGGCACTCGAGATCGCCGAGGTGATCAACAACAACGGCCCACTGGCCGTGCAGGCGATCCTGCGGTCCATCCGCGAGACGGAAGGCCTGCACGAGAACGAGGCGTTCAAGATCGACGCCAAGATCGGCATCGAGGTCTTCCTCTCCGAAGACGCCAAGGAGGGCCCGCGGGCGTTCAAGGAGAAGCGGGCGCCGAACTTCAAGATGAAGTAG
- a CDS encoding acyl-CoA synthetase — protein MALNIADLAEHAIDAVPDRVALISGDETLTYGELEERANRLAHYLIDRGVKKDDKVGLYCRNRIEIVIGMVGIVKAGAIAVNVNFRYVEGELRYLFENSDMVALIHERQYSPRVANVLPDMPGLKTVLVVEDGSSEDFSSYGGVEFYAALEQGSPERDFGPRSEDDIYLLYTGGTTGFPKGVMWRHEDIYRVLFGGTDFATGEPIADEYGLAKQAAENAPMIRYPIPPMIHGATQSATWMALFAGQTVVLVPEFDPEEVWRTCAEHKVNLLFFTGDAMARPLLDALVAHQESGEEFDLSNLFLLASTAALFSPALKDQLLELLPNRIITDSIGSSETGFGGSSVVTKGQTHTGGPRVTIDKNVAVIDDDGNFVEPGSGVRGMIAKSGHIPVGYYKDEKKTAETFRTINGVRYAIPGDYATVEADGSVTMLGRGSQSINSGGEKIYPEEVEGALKGHPDVFDALVVGVPDDRFGQCVAAVIARREGATPTLSELDAFVRNEIAGYKVPRKIWWADEIQRTPAGKPDYRWAKEQTESRPADETHANHVGAK, from the coding sequence GTGGCCCTGAACATCGCCGATCTTGCCGAGCACGCCATCGACGCCGTGCCAGACCGTGTCGCCCTGATCAGCGGCGACGAAACGCTGACCTACGGCGAACTCGAGGAGAGAGCCAACCGCCTGGCGCACTACCTGATCGACCGGGGCGTGAAGAAGGACGACAAGGTCGGTCTGTACTGCCGCAACCGCATCGAGATCGTGATCGGGATGGTCGGCATCGTCAAGGCCGGCGCCATCGCGGTCAACGTCAACTTCCGCTACGTCGAGGGGGAGTTGCGGTACCTGTTCGAGAACTCCGACATGGTGGCGCTGATCCACGAGCGTCAGTACAGCCCCCGCGTCGCCAACGTCCTGCCCGACATGCCGGGCCTGAAGACGGTGCTGGTGGTCGAGGACGGCAGCAGTGAGGACTTCTCCTCCTACGGCGGTGTCGAGTTCTACGCGGCGCTGGAACAGGGTTCGCCCGAACGCGATTTCGGCCCACGCAGCGAAGACGACATCTACCTGCTGTACACGGGCGGCACCACCGGCTTCCCGAAGGGCGTGATGTGGCGCCACGAGGACATCTACCGGGTGTTGTTCGGCGGCACCGACTTCGCCACCGGCGAGCCGATCGCCGATGAGTACGGCCTGGCCAAGCAGGCAGCCGAGAACGCCCCGATGATCCGCTACCCGATTCCGCCGATGATCCACGGCGCCACGCAGTCGGCGACGTGGATGGCGCTGTTCGCCGGGCAGACGGTGGTGCTGGTGCCCGAGTTCGACCCGGAAGAGGTGTGGCGCACCTGTGCCGAGCACAAGGTGAACCTGCTGTTCTTCACCGGTGACGCGATGGCCCGCCCGTTGCTCGACGCGCTCGTCGCCCACCAGGAGAGCGGCGAGGAGTTCGACCTGTCGAACCTGTTCCTGTTGGCCAGCACCGCGGCGTTGTTCTCGCCCGCGCTGAAGGATCAGCTGCTCGAATTGCTGCCCAACCGGATCATCACCGACTCGATCGGCTCGTCGGAGACCGGTTTCGGTGGATCGAGTGTCGTCACCAAGGGGCAGACCCACACCGGCGGCCCTCGGGTGACGATCGACAAGAACGTCGCGGTGATCGACGACGACGGCAACTTCGTCGAACCCGGCAGCGGTGTGCGCGGGATGATCGCCAAATCCGGTCACATCCCCGTCGGGTACTACAAGGACGAGAAGAAGACAGCCGAGACCTTCCGCACCATCAACGGTGTGCGGTACGCGATCCCGGGTGACTACGCCACCGTCGAGGCGGATGGCAGCGTGACGATGCTCGGCCGTGGATCCCAGTCGATCAACAGCGGTGGCGAGAAGATCTACCCCGAAGAGGTCGAGGGTGCGCTCAAGGGCCACCCCGACGTGTTCGACGCGCTGGTGGTCGGCGTCCCCGACGACCGCTTCGGCCAGTGCGTCGCCGCCGTGATCGCCCGCCGTGAGGGCGCCACCCCGACGCTGAGCGAGCTGGATGCCTTCGTGCGCAACGAGATCGCGGGATACAAGGTGCCCCGCAAGATCTGGTGGGCCGACGAGATCCAGCGCACCCCGGCCGGTAAACCCGACTACCGCTGGGCCAAGGAACAGACCGAGTCGCGTCCCGCGGACGAGACCCACGCCAACCACGTTGGAGCGAAATAG
- a CDS encoding cytochrome P450, translated as MTQVLPSTKPDVDLTDGTFYADGPAAREAYRWMRANQPVFRDRNGLAAATTYQAVLDAERNPELFSSTGGIRPDQPGMPYMIDMDDPAHLLRRKLVNSGFTRKRVMDKVPSIERLCDTLIDAVCERGEADFVRDIAAPLPMAVIGDMLGVLPQERDMLLTWSDDLVSGLSSHVDEAAIQKLMDTFAAYTAFTMDVIAKRRAEPTDDLFSVLVNAEVEGSRMTDDEIVFETLLILIGGDETTRHTLSGGTEQILRHRDQWEQLVADVDLLPGAIEEMLRWTSPVKNMCRTLTADTELHGTELKSGEKIMLMFESANFDESVFDNPDAFRIDRNPNSHLAFGFGTHFCLGNQLARLELRLMLTKVLDRLPDLRLADDATVPLRPANFVSGPESMPVVFTPTRRVLD; from the coding sequence ATGACACAGGTCCTTCCCAGCACCAAACCCGACGTCGATCTGACCGACGGCACCTTCTACGCCGACGGGCCGGCCGCACGCGAGGCGTACCGCTGGATGCGGGCCAACCAGCCGGTGTTCCGCGACCGCAACGGGCTGGCGGCGGCGACGACGTATCAGGCCGTCCTCGACGCGGAGCGCAATCCGGAGCTGTTCTCGTCGACCGGCGGTATCCGGCCCGATCAGCCGGGGATGCCGTACATGATCGACATGGACGACCCCGCACACCTGTTGCGCCGCAAGCTCGTCAACTCCGGGTTCACCCGCAAGCGGGTCATGGACAAGGTGCCCTCGATCGAGCGGTTGTGCGACACGCTGATCGATGCGGTGTGCGAACGCGGTGAGGCCGACTTCGTCCGCGACATCGCCGCCCCGCTGCCGATGGCCGTGATCGGCGACATGCTCGGCGTCCTGCCCCAAGAGCGCGACATGCTGCTCACCTGGTCCGACGATCTGGTCAGTGGGTTGAGCTCGCATGTCGACGAGGCGGCGATCCAGAAGCTGATGGACACGTTCGCCGCCTACACCGCGTTCACCATGGACGTGATCGCCAAGCGGCGCGCCGAGCCGACCGACGATCTGTTCTCCGTGCTGGTCAACGCGGAGGTCGAGGGTTCGCGGATGACCGACGACGAGATCGTCTTCGAGACCCTGCTCATCCTGATCGGCGGGGACGAGACGACGCGGCACACCCTGTCCGGCGGCACCGAGCAGATCCTGCGGCATCGCGATCAGTGGGAGCAGTTGGTCGCGGATGTGGACCTGCTGCCCGGCGCGATCGAGGAAATGCTGCGGTGGACGTCGCCGGTGAAGAACATGTGCCGCACGCTCACCGCCGACACCGAATTACACGGCACCGAGCTGAAATCGGGCGAGAAGATCATGCTGATGTTCGAGTCGGCGAACTTCGACGAATCTGTTTTCGACAACCCTGATGCGTTCCGTATCGATCGGAATCCCAACAGCCACTTGGCGTTCGGATTCGGCACGCACTTCTGCCTGGGTAATCAGCTGGCCCGGCTGGAGCTGCGGTTGATGCTGACGAAGGTGCTGGACCGGCTGCCCGATCTGCGGCTGGCCGACGACGCCACCGTCCCGCTGCGGCCGGCCAACTTCGTCAGCGGCCCCGAGTCGATGCCGGTGGTGTTCACGCCGACCAGGCGCGTGCTCGACTGA